From one Musa acuminata AAA Group cultivar baxijiao chromosome BXJ2-6, Cavendish_Baxijiao_AAA, whole genome shotgun sequence genomic stretch:
- the LOC135615659 gene encoding structural maintenance of chromosomes protein 4-like: MSPGMGSEEDDRGSPFSPSTSASRPRLVIKEMVLRNFKSYAGEQRIGPFHKSFSAVVGPNGSGKSNVIDAMLFVFGKRAKQMRLNKVSELIHNSSNHQNLESAGVSVRFQEIIDLDDGTYKAVEGSDFVISRVAFRDNSSKYYINDRGSNFTEVTKKLKGKGVDLDNNRFLILQGEVEQISLMKPKTQGLHDEGFLEYLEDIIGTNQYVEKIEEAYKQLECLNEKRSSAVQMLKLAEKERDNLENVKNEAEAYMLKELSLLKWQEKATKLASDDAASHVIKLQEKVSNLEENLMTEREKIQQNSTTLKELEAVYNKYLKRQEELDTDMRTCKEQFKEFERHDVKYREDFKHMKQKIKKLDDKLVKDSAKIDDLVTDNEKSSSLIPKLEEEIPRLQQLLLEEEKILEEIKTSSRDETEKYRSELTEVRAELEPWESQLIKHKGALDVACAESKLLREKHDAAQKAVEDAQHQIDEILEKIKNKKQYIAEIEIKIEKMKVEALEAHKLEQECIKEQESLISLEQAARQKVTEVLSVLESEKNRGSVLKAILQAKESKEIEGIYGRLGDLGAIDAKYDIAVSTACPGLDYIVVETTAAAQACVELLRRKNLGVATFMILERQVEHLRRLKDKVKTPESVPRLFDLVTVKDEKLKLAFFAALGNTVVAEDLDQATRIAYGRDQEFRRVVTLEGALFEKSGTMSGGGSRPLGGKMGTSIRESISGDDAANAEEELSQLVGQLNSLRQRISDCVKRYRGCEKAEAHLEMELAKTNKEVDSLNEHHRYVIKQLESLKVASKPKKDELNRLKELADVISAEQSELEKLVQCSSTLKERAAILQKKIENAGGELLKNQKSKVARIQADIDKTSTDINRHKVNIATGQKMVEKLTKGIEETKKEKEKLMQEKENMLTVFKEIEQKAFSVQENYKKTQELIDKHKFVLDETKAEYNKLKATMDELRAAEVDAEYKLQDARKLKKEWEMKVKASGKRLDDIQIELVKHMDLIKKDAVDTEKVQATLSDGSLQNACDIKRAMEMVTLLEAQLKDMNPNLDSISEYRKKVHLYNERVEELNASTQERDEMRKHYDGLKKRRLDEFMAGFNIISLKLKEMYQMITLGGDAELELVDSLDPFSEGVVFSVRPPKKSWKNIANLSGGEKTLSSLALIFALHHYKPTPLYVMDEIDAALDFKNVSIVGHYVKDRTRDAQFIIISLRNNMFELADRLVGIYKTDNCTKSITINPGSFAYCGKAD, encoded by the exons ATGAGCCCTGGCATGGGGTCGGAGGAGGACGATCGAGGGTCTCCTTTTTCTCCTTCTACGTCGGCGTCGAGGCCGCGTCTCGTCATCAAGGAAATGGTGCTTCGCAACTTCAAGTCCTACGCCGGGGAGCAGCGGATCGGCCCTTTCCACAAG AGCTTCTCAGCGGTCGTTGGCCCAAATGGGAGTGGGAAAAGCAACGTCATAGACGCGATGCTTTTTGTTTTCGGGAAGCGGGCGAAACAG ATGCGACTAAATAAAGTGTCCGAGTTGATACATAATTCAAGCAACCACCAGAACTTGGAAAGTGCTGGAGTTTCAGTTCGCTTTCAAGAAATCATCGACTTG GATGATGGAACCTACAAGGCTGTTGAAGGCAGTGACTTTGTCATCAGCAGAGTTGCATTTCGAGATAACTCCTCAAAGTATTATATTAATGATCGTGGAAGCAATTTTACTGAGGTCACCAAAAAGCTGAAGGGAAAAGGAGTGGACTTGGACAATAACCGTTTTTTGATCCTTCAG GGTGAAGTTGAGCAGATCTCACTTATGAAACCAAAGACCCAAGGGCTTCATGATGAAGGATTCTTAGAGTATCTCGAGGATATCATTGGAACAAATCAATATGTGGAAAAGATTGAAGAAGCCTACAAACA GCTTGAGTGTCTTAATGAAAAACGTTCATCAGCAGTACAAATGCTAAAACTAGCCGAGAAGGAAAGAGAcaatttggag AATGTTAAAAATGAAGCAGAGGCTTATATGTTGAAGGAATTGTCACTTCTAAAATGGCAAGAGAAGGCAACTAAACTTGCCTCTGATGATGCTGCTTCCCATGTTATAAAGTTGCAGGAGAAAGTGTCAAATTTGGAAGAAAATCTTATGACTGAGAG GGAGAAGATTCAGCAGAATTCTACAACTTTGAAAGAATTAGAGGCTGTGTACAACAAATATTTGAAAAGACAAGAG GAACTTGATACTGACATGAGGACTTGTAAAGAGCAATTTAAGGAGTTTGAGAGACATGATGTAAAATATCGAGAAGATTTTAAGCACAtgaagcaaaaaataaaaaaactggaCGATAAACTTGTAAAG GAttctgcaaaaattgatgatcttGTAACTGATAatgaaaaatcatcaagcctcatcccaaaacttgaGGAAGAGATACCTAGACTGCAACAGCTCCTACTTGAAGAAGAAAAGATTTTAGAAGAAATTAAAACAAGCTCTCGAG ATGAAACTGAGAAGTATCGTTCTGAGCTCACTGAGGTCCGTGCAGAACTGGAACCTTGGGAAAGCCAACTAATTAAGCATAAAGGAGCGCTAGATGTGGCATGTGCTGAAAGCAAGCTTTTGAGAGAAAAG CACGATGCTGCTCAAAAAGCAGTTGAGGACGCACAGCATCAGATTGATGAGATATTGGAGAAGATCAAAAATAAAAAGCAATATATTGCTGAGATTGAGATTAAAATAGAGAAAATGAAGGTTGAAGCATTGGAAGCTCATAAGTTGGAACAG GAATGCATAAAAGAACAGGAATCTCTTATTAGTCTTGAACAAGCAGCCAGGCAGAAAGTTACAGAAGTTTTATCTGTTCTGGAATCAGAAAAGAACCGTGGTTCTGTCCTAAAAGCAATACTGCAAGCTAAAGAGTCAAAAGAAATAGAAGGAATTTATGGCCGATTGGGTGATTTAGGTGCAATCGATG CAAAGTATGATATTGCTGTGTCCACAGCATGTCCTGGTCTTGATTATATTGTGGTTGAGACTACTGCTGCAGCACAAGCATGTGTTGAGTTGCTTCGCAGGAAGAATCTTGGTGTTGCAACTTTCATGATTTTG GAAAGGCAAGTAGAACATCTTCGTAGGCTGAAGGACAAAGTTAAAACCCCTGAAAGTGTTCCACGCctttttgatcttgttactgtaaAAGATGAGAAGTTAAAATTAGCCTTTTTTGCTGCGCTTGGAAACACTGTTGTGGCAGAAGACCTCGATCAG GCTACTAGGATCGCATATGGAAGGGATCAAGAATTCCGGCGTGTGGTCACACTGGAGGGTGCACTATTTGAGAAGTCTGGTACGATGAGTGGTGGTGGCAGCAGGCCTTTAGGTGGGAAGATGGGAACATCTATTCGGGAAAGTATTTCAGGAGACGATGCTGCCAATGCTGAGGAGGAACTTTCGCAACTGGTTGGCCAACTCAACAGTTTACGCCAAAGAATTTCTGACTGTGTGAAACGGTATCGGGGTTGTGAAAAGGCTGAAGCCCATCTTGAAATGGAACTAGCAAAAACTAACAAGGAG GTCGACAGTTTGAATGAACATCATAGATATGTAATAAAACAGCTCGAGTCGCTGAAGGTTGCATCAAAGCCAAAGAAGGATGAATTGAACCGTCTGAAAGAGCTAGCTGATGTAATATCTGCCGAGCAAAGTGAACTAGAGAAGCTTGTTCAATGCTCTAGTACACTTAAAGAAAGA GCTGCCATTCTACAGAAGAAAATTGAAAATGCAGGTGGTGAACTGTTGAAAAATCAAAAGTCAAAAGTTGCAAGAATCCAAGCA GATATTGATAAAACTTCGACTGATATCAACCGGCACAAAGTTAACATAGCTACAGGCCAGAAAATGGTTGAGAAGTTGACCAAGGGGATTGAGGagacaaagaaagagaaagaaaaactaaTGCAGGAGAAGGAGAATATGCTAACTGTTTTCAAAGAGATAGAACAAAAGGCATTTTCAGTCcaagaaaactataaaaaaacTCAAGAG CTCATTGACAAACATAAGTTTGTTCTTGATGAAACGAAAGCAGAATACAACAAACTAAAAGCGACCATGGATGAGCTACGAGCTGCGGAG gttgatgCTGAGTATAAATTGCAAGATGCGAGGAAGCTCAAAAAGGAATGGGAAATGAAGGTAAAAGCATCAGGGAAAAGACTTGATGATATACAGATAGAACTTGTTAAACACATGGATCT AATAAAGAAAGATGCAGTTGATACTGAAAAAGTTCAGGCAACATTATCTGATGGGTCACTGCAAAATGCTTGTGATATAAAAAGAGCAATGGAAATGGTGACCTTGCTAGAAGCTCAGCTAAAGGATATGAATCCCAACCTGGATTCCATATCAGA ATATCGTAAAAAGGTTCACTTGTATAATGAACGGGTGGAAGAGCTTAATGCTTCAACGCAAGAACGAGATGAGATGAGAAAGCATTATGATGGATTGAAAAAACGAAG GTTAGATGAGTTCATGGCAGGATTCAACATAATATCACTGAAGTTGAAGGAGATGTATCAG ATGATCACTCTTGGAGGTGATGCAGAACTTGAACTAGTTGATTCGCTGGATCCTTTTTCAGAAGGTGTGGTTTTCAGCGTAAGACCTCCAAAGAAGAGCTGGAAGAATATTGCTAACTTGTCAGGTGGTGAAAAG ACACTTAGCTCGTTGGCTCTCATTTTTGCCCTCCATCATTACAAACCGACGCCACTTTATGTTATGGATGAAATTGATGCAGCGCTAG ACTTCAAGAACGTTTCAATTGTGGGTCACTATGTGAAGGACCGGACTAGAGATGCccagtttattatcattag CCTGCGAAATAACATGTTTGAACTAGCTGATCGACTTGTTGGCATTTACAAGACCGATAATTGCACAAAAAGCATTACCATCAATCCTGGGAGTTTTGCATACTGTGGAAAGGCTGATTAA
- the LOC135615660 gene encoding cation transporter HKT2;2-like, which translates to MALSFRRTTNRAKEFILTRTYSFDRLNRYLRQLVLFVYRFSALRLSSFCIHLIYFVFLALLGSLIMVLLKPSDPSFSPSYVDMLFMSTSALTVSGLGTVETERLSSAQIAVLTLLMFVGGEVFVTLLELLLRRTSEHDKREASAVGVDAVCSELEPVAPSRVVTIDSIEPVDGSAAMAQEKDLRLSCVRWLRYIVSSYIFTFHLFGTSLLLVYIYRVSNARDILRKKGINVFLFSLSTTVSSFANGGLIATNENMAAFNRNPTMLLLMIAQVLAGNLLFPLFLRLVIWTLKKITKREEFRHMLKSTSETRFSPLLPEKQTCFLSLTVVGLMTALLVLFCSMDWDGAVFDGLTSFEKIVSAFFIAANSRHAGENSIDPSLISPAVLVFIIVMMYLPPSATFWPAEEDDTSSDGIKKQNKKKKSWVQNLLLSQLSCIIIYIIIICIIERRKMRRDPLNFSSLNMIFEVTSAYGNVGLSTGYSCSRLMKLHPEASCQDKPYSLVGWWSDESKILLASVMLYGRLKKFSAQDGKAWRLY; encoded by the exons ATGGCTTTGTCGTTTCGAAGAACGACAAACCGCGCCAAAGAATTCATCCTAACTCGAACATATAGCTTTGATCGCCTCAACCGATACCTTCGGCAGCTAGTCCTTTTCGTTTACCGCTTTTCCGCCCTCCGCTTGAGCTCATTCTGCATCCACCTGATCTACTTTGTGTTTCTGGCCTTGCTTGGTTCTCTTATCATGGTGCTCCTGAAGCCGAGCGACCCTTCCTTTAGCCCTAGCTACGTCGACATGCTCTTCATGTCGACCTCGGCGTTGACGGTCTCAGGTCTCGGCACGGTCGAGACGGAGAGGCTGTCCAGCGCGCAGATCGCCGTCCTCACGCTCCTCATGTTCGTCGGCGGCGAGGTGTTTGTCACTTTGCTCGAACTGCTACTGCGGAGGACATCCGAGCATGACAAGCGCGAGGCTTCCGCTGTTGGAGTCGACGCCGTGTGCAGCGAGCTCGAACCTGTCGCTCCCTCCCGAGTGGTCACCATCGACAGCATCGAGCCGGTGGATGGTTCCGCCGCCATGGCCCAAGAGAAGGATCTAAGGCTTAGTTGCGTTCGATGGCTGAGATATATAGTATCGAGTTACATCTTTACCTTCCATTTGTTTGGTACCTCCTTGCTTCTGGTTTACATCTACCGCGTCTCGAACGCAAGGGATATACTGAGGAAGAAAGGCATCAACGTCTTCCTGTTCTCTTTATCCACGACTGTTTCTTCCTTCGCCAATGGTGGCTTGATCGCGACGAACGAGAACATGGCGGCCTTCAACAGGAACCCGACCATGCTCCTGTTGATGATTGCCCAGGTTCTGGCTGGCAACCTACTCTTCCCTCTGTTCCTCAGGTTGGTGATCTGGACCTTGAAAAAGATCACCAAACGCGAGGAGTTCCGACACATGTTGAAGAGCACAAGCGAAACCCGGTTCAGTCCGCTGCTCCCGGAGAAGCAAACTTGCTTCCTGTCCCTCACCGTCGTCGGGTTGATGACGGCTTTGCTGGTTCTGTTTTGCTCCATGGACTGGGACGGAGCGGTGTTTGACGGATTGACTTCTTTTGAGAAGATTGTATCTGCTTTCTTTATCGCGGCCAACTCCAGGCATGCTGGTGAAAACTCCATCGATCCATCCCTCATCTCCCCGGCAGTTCTGGTGTTCATAATTGTGATGAT GTACCTTCCTCCTTCCGCAACATTTTGGCCTGCCGAGGAGGATGATACAAGTTCTGATGGAATCAAGAAgcaaaacaagaagaagaaatcatGGGTGCAAAACCTACTACTATCGCAACTCTCCTGCATTATTATCTACATCATTATCATCTGCATCATCGAGAGAAGGAAGATGCGCAGAGATCCACTCAATTTTAGctctttgaacatgatctttgAAGTGACAAG TGCCTATGGAAACGTGGGGTTATCAACTGGTTATAGTTGTTCAAGGTTGATGAAACTGCACCCAGAAGCGAGCTGCCAGGACAAACCTTATTCTTTAGTAGGATGGTGGAGTGATGAGAGCAAGATTCTTTTGGCCTCAGTCATGCTTTATGGAAGGCTTAAGAAGTTCAGTGCACAAGATGGTAAAGCCTGGAGGCTGTACTGA
- the LOC135615661 gene encoding uncharacterized protein LOC135615661, giving the protein MLCLKAEALGHEMYSSHGVILPVNLGRSIQKVMQKVGKSRGEESRSRRSDPSSCSSGDGSAGCSGLDDDRNNDGPREERRRKMCCYRIQLEKEVQKLQQQLQEEIDLHVALANAVAHNAGPLLNSPSKLPDKAQELLDNIATLEITISKLEEELASLQLRLCQERDERRLAENHLESLLSLSPELPSTSSSCMWEEHISSLRISKFGLNQIPSSLQQDLLSSRDSELPVANKSLDECPEEQFIDHCDRVEEGNKIDACLQESNAVELKKDLLETNLWNDPNQLSEEMVKCMRNIFLCLSESSDISSKASSSEYLPSQSSPVDQLSFSFTSFSDSSLIPQTFCNPSTGTYKFDEIMDQVDTFDPYGVNDKVNWRNIGSYSLAAEVTWMSVGKAQLEYAADALKGYRYLVGQLAKVNPACMSGNERLAFWINVYNALIMHAYLAYGVPKSDIKLFSLMQKASYIIGGQSFSAAEIEFVVLKMKPPGHRPQLALALSLHKLRISEDHRKYSIDGAEPLLLFALSSGMYSSPAVKIFTSDNVQDELQNSMRDYVRASIGISEKGKLLVPKLLHSFAKAIVEDSLLVDWICRYLSPDQVTVVRDSTSQLKQRLLGARSFSVIPFDSRFRYLFLPDDKTFQKSLHHQLA; this is encoded by the exons ATGCTGTGCCTGAAAGCAGAAGCTCTCGGGCACGAGATGTATTCCTCCCATGGCGTCATCCTTCCCGTGAATCT GGGAAGATCGATCCAAAAAGTGATGCAAAAGGTGGGGAAAAGCCGCGGGGAGGAGTCGCGGTCCCGACGCTCGGATCCGTCTTCGTGTTCCTCCGGCGATGGCTCTGCGGGCTGTTCCGGGCTCGAT GATGATAGGAACAATGATGGTCCAAGAGAAGAGAGGCGTCGGAAGATGTGCTGCTACAGAATTCAACTTGAGAAGGAA GTTCAAAAGTTGCAGCAGCAGCTTCAGGAAGAGATTGATCTGCATGTGGCTTTAGCGAATGCAGTAGCACATAATGCTGGCCCTCTGTTAAACTCTCCTTCCAAGCTTCCAGATAAA GCCCAGGAGCTTCTAGATAATATAGCAACATTGGAAATTACAATTTCGAAGCTCGAAGAGGAGTTGGCTTCTTTGCAACTTCGACTTTGTCAGGAAAGGGATGAGCGCCGCCTTGCTGAAAACCATCTAGAAAGTTTGCTGTCACTATCACCAGAACTGCCATCTACGTCTTCTAGTTGCATGTGGGAAGAG CATATATCTTCTTTGAGGATTTCAAAATTTGGGTTAAATCAAATTCCTAGCTCACTGCAACAAGATCTATTATCTAGTAGGGATTCAGAGTTACCTGTGGCAAATAAATCATTGGACGAATGCCCTGAGGAACAG TTCATAGATCACTGCGATAGGGTCGAAGAAGGGAACAAAATAGATGCTTGTCTTCAAGAGTCTAATGCAGTGGAATTGAAGAAGGATCTCCTAGAAACAAACCTATGGAACGATCCAAACCAGCTTTCAGAAGAAATGGTGAAATGCATGAGAAATATCTTTCTTTGTCTATCTGAATCATCAGATATCTCTTCAAAGGCATCTTCTTCAGAGTACCTGCCTTCTCAATCTTCACCAGTTGATCAGCTGTCTTTTTCATTCACATCTTTTTCTGATTCATCCTTAATACCCCAAACATTTTGTAATCCTTCAACTGGAACATATAAATTTGATGAGATAATGGATCAAGTGGATACATTTGATCCTTATGGAGTTAATGACAAGGTGAACTGGAGGAATATTGGAAGTTATAGTTTGGCAGCTGAGGTGACTTGGATGTCTGTTGGGAAGGCACAGCTAGAATATGCTGCTGACGCTCTAAAAGGTTACAG ATATCTTGTTGGGCAATTGGCAAAGGTAAATCCAGCTTGTATGAGTGGCAATGAGAGGCTTGCTTTTTGGATCAATGTGTATAATGCCTTGATAATGCAT GCCTATTTAGCATATGGAGTACCTAAAAGTGACATCAAGCTATTTTCTCTAATGCAGAAG GCATCTTATATAATCGGTGGCCAGTCATTCAGTGCCGCTGAGATTGAATTCGTTGTCCTAAAGATGAAACCTCCGGGGCATCGTCCGCAGCTA GCTTTGGCACTGTCACTTCACAAACTTAGGATTTCTGAGGACCACAGAAAGTACTCCATCGATGGTGCTGAGCCTTTGTTATTGTTCGCCCTTAGTTCTGGAATGTATTCCTCGCCAGCG GTAAAGATCTTCACATCTGATAATGTTCAAGATGAGCTTCAGAACTCAATGAGGGACTATGTTCGAGCATCGATAGGTATTAGCGAAAAGGGGAAACTGCTGGTGCCAAAATTGCTGCATAGTTTTGCAAAGGCCATCGTCGAAGATTCCTTGTTAGTTGACTGGATTTGTCGATATCTTTCCCCTGATCAAGTAACTGTTGTTCGGGATTCCACGTCACAGCTGAAACAGAGGTTGCTAGGTGCTCGGAGTTTTAGCGTCATCCCATTTGATTCAAGGTTTCGATACCTATTCTTGCCTGATGACAAGACTTTCCAGAAATCTCTCCATCATCAGCTTGCTTAA